The Halomicronema hongdechloris C2206 genome includes a window with the following:
- a CDS encoding ParA family protein, producing MSAPIIAFFNNKGGVGKTSLVYHLAWMYFDLGLRVLAADLDPQANLTSAFLDEDRLEQVWEEEQGFNTVFRCVRPLLRGIGDLANPELESIDDGLNLLIGDLQLSGFEDELSSQWPDCLDGKERAFRVISAFWRLLSKASASSKADIVLIDLGPNLGAINRAALISADYVVVPLSPDLFSLQGLKNLGPTLRRWREEWKERIPKNPAPDLMLPAGNMQPIGYVILQHGVRFDRPVKAFQRWVERIPNVYHSDVVYTENDNVIDLSKDSSRLALIKHYQSLMPMAQASRKPIFHLKPADGAIGAHVAAVQNVYWDFRELAQKIAIRVGVDIPSTERQK from the coding sequence GTGAGCGCGCCGATCATTGCTTTCTTTAACAATAAAGGAGGTGTCGGAAAAACATCTCTTGTTTATCATTTAGCTTGGATGTATTTTGACTTAGGTCTTCGGGTTTTAGCCGCAGATTTAGATCCTCAGGCGAACTTAACATCGGCTTTTTTAGATGAGGACCGCCTAGAACAGGTTTGGGAAGAGGAACAGGGTTTTAACACTGTTTTTCGGTGTGTTAGGCCTTTGCTCAGGGGAATCGGTGATCTTGCAAATCCAGAATTAGAATCAATAGATGACGGATTAAATCTTTTGATTGGTGACTTGCAGCTTTCTGGATTTGAAGATGAGTTATCATCTCAATGGCCAGACTGTCTAGACGGAAAGGAAAGAGCATTCAGAGTAATCTCTGCCTTCTGGAGGCTCCTATCCAAGGCTTCGGCAAGCAGCAAGGCAGACATTGTTCTGATAGATCTTGGACCCAACTTGGGTGCCATTAACAGAGCCGCTCTGATATCTGCAGATTATGTCGTTGTTCCGCTTTCACCCGATCTATTCTCATTGCAAGGGCTGAAGAACCTAGGACCTACTTTGAGACGGTGGCGAGAGGAATGGAAGGAGCGGATTCCTAAAAATCCTGCTCCAGACCTCATGTTACCTGCAGGAAATATGCAGCCTATTGGATATGTGATTCTGCAGCACGGAGTTCGATTCGATCGACCGGTGAAAGCTTTTCAGAGATGGGTAGAAAGAATTCCAAATGTCTATCACTCTGATGTTGTTTACACAGAAAATGATAATGTTATTGATTTATCAAAAGACTCCAGCCGTTTGGCACTAATTAAGCACTATCAGAGCCTCATGCCGATGGCTCAAGCCTCTCGCAAACCAATTTTTCACCTGAAACCTGCGGATGGAGCCATTGGCGCTCATGTGGCAGCGGTTCAGAATGTATATTGGGATTTTAGAGAGTTAGCTCAGAAAATAGCCATCCGTGTTGGGGTGGACATACCTAGTACCGAAAGGCAGAAGTGA
- a CDS encoding Uma2 family endonuclease, which produces MVQTPVQSITLEEFLQQPETKPAREYIDGQIIQKPMPQGQHSRLQQKLMSAINTATEDDQIALALPELRCTFSGRSIVPDIAVFQWARLPVNEDGSIANTFSAHPDWTIEILSPDQSSTRVASNILHCLDHGCQLGWLIDPGERLVQIYDPDKRLTSLESSDDVLPVPPFAAALSLTVGKLFGWLQIR; this is translated from the coding sequence ATGGTGCAAACGCCTGTTCAATCCATCACCCTGGAAGAGTTTCTGCAACAGCCAGAGACCAAACCTGCCCGCGAATATATCGATGGACAGATCATCCAAAAACCCATGCCCCAGGGTCAGCATAGTCGCCTACAGCAGAAGCTAATGAGCGCTATCAACACCGCCACAGAAGATGACCAGATTGCCCTAGCCCTGCCCGAACTACGCTGCACGTTTAGTGGACGCTCCATTGTTCCCGATATTGCTGTATTCCAGTGGGCACGCCTCCCCGTTAATGAAGACGGCAGCATCGCCAACACCTTCAGCGCTCATCCCGACTGGACTATCGAAATCCTGAGCCCGGATCAATCTTCCACCCGCGTTGCTAGTAACATCCTCCATTGTTTGGATCACGGTTGCCAGCTCGGCTGGCTCATCGACCCTGGCGAACGGTTAGTGCAAATCTACGATCCCGACAAACGCCTCACCTCTCTAGAGTCCTCCGATGATGTGCTGCCCGTGCCTCCCTTTGCCGCCGCCCTATCCCTCACCGTCGGCAAGCTCTTTGGCTGGCTGCAAATTCGTTAA
- a CDS encoding DUF2442 domain-containing protein, with translation MNKHHNVQSLDFEAHWMILTVDDQTVRLPIAQTSSRLANASDAERKLYQVSPSGYGIHWPAIDEDLSIDGLLKLAQTLPQQTTA, from the coding sequence ATGAATAAGCATCATAATGTCCAAAGCCTCGATTTTGAAGCTCATTGGATGATCTTGACCGTCGATGATCAAACTGTCCGTTTGCCCATTGCCCAAACCTCCAGCCGCCTTGCAAATGCCTCGGACGCCGAGCGCAAACTCTATCAAGTCTCCCCCTCTGGTTATGGCATTCACTGGCCTGCCATCGACGAGGACCTGTCGATTGATGGCCTGCTCAAGTTAGCTCAAACTTTGCCCCAGCAAACAACCGCCTGA
- a CDS encoding DUF4160 domain-containing protein, protein MPTVLYLRGWRFHFYSNEGNEPIHIHAQKGDSECKYWLDVESYDIREAYAYRLSRRDTREVRKIILQHFDEIVDAWNTHFGSQS, encoded by the coding sequence ATGCCGACCGTTCTTTATCTAAGAGGGTGGCGATTTCACTTTTACTCTAACGAAGGCAATGAACCCATCCACATTCATGCTCAAAAAGGTGATTCAGAATGTAAGTACTGGCTCGACGTGGAGTCGTACGATATCCGCGAAGCCTATGCCTACAGATTGTCCCGCCGCGACACTCGTGAAGTGCGCAAAATCATCTTGCAACATTTCGATGAAATTGTGGATGCTTGGAATACTCACTTTGGAAGCCAATCATGA